The Gadus chalcogrammus isolate NIFS_2021 chromosome 10, NIFS_Gcha_1.0, whole genome shotgun sequence genome contains a region encoding:
- the LOC130390735 gene encoding uncharacterized protein LOC130390735: protein MVTVDDVVQSPSVELLNQCTKDQLLNVADRLGLKIEARDRRLKETLLEVLKRELCGIAVSTEERDKKEEASLSPAVGAAMAVPSPAAMSGLTFDQQKELIKLQTDQEQLRLDSEYAIEKMKQQTELAKLQVEQNRLDLIRDGKISAAAQVFSEPAERSAGGFDISGNLRLVPKFSERDPEAFFAMFERVADVRKWPDSARTLMLQCVLTGRAQEVFSAMNAADSQEYARVKAVVLKSYELVPEAYRQRFRFWKKHDRQSHLEFARDLTTSFNRWCNASEVEDFEGLQDLMILEQFKDSVPARVATYISEQKARNAADAAALADDFVLTHRGEFRAGGGNYVAASESHGRFNKPLPVDSRANANNSRDDVRDSGKVCHHCNKWGHWKKDCFLLNSPKAGHWEPKGVATAAPVRPVSTCVTPTFSSNEDTSVVALNSYRPFIMQGTVSLVQGGEEVPVTILRDTGAFDSFIQAGILPLTNVSDTGDKVPIRGLDMNILLVPLHNVVLKCELFQGEAKLAVRPALPIPGVTLILGNDLVGAKVWAGVPPPPAVVTSVPLVTEEADEYLVAEQQADAYLKEIFPLVRPEEELFDSACGYFLKDSLLVRKWLSHKGRFVGEPVFQIVLPEKLRQSVLKVAHNESGHAGVRKTYDGLLRHFFWPRMRRDVSAFIKTCHTCQLTDKPNQKLRSGLRWSFLPLSVLHPLKCFRGTGCWGGGL from the exons ATGGTGACAGTGGATGACGTTGTTCAGTCTCCCTCGGTGGAGCTCTTAAATCAATGCACCAAAGACCAATTGCTGAACGTTGCAGATCGTTTGGGATTGAAAATTGAAGCTAGGGATAGAAGGTTAAAGGAGACATTGTTGGAAGTTTTGAAAAGAGAGCTATGTGGTATAGCGGTTTCAACTGAGGAACGGGATAAGAAAGAGGAGGCGTCTCTTTCTCCCGCAGTAGGTGCCGCAATGGCGGTGCCTTCACCAGCAGCTATGTCAGGGTTGACGTTCGACCAACAAAAAGAATTAATCAAATTACAAACTGATCAGGAACAACTTAGGCTAGATAGTGAGTATGCTATTGAAAAAATGAAACAGCAGACAGAACTGGCTAAGTTGCAGGTAGAGCAAAATAGATTGGACTTGATACGGGATGGTAAGATTTCAGCGGCTGCACAAGTATTTTCAGAACCTGCAGAACGGTCTGCAGGGGGGTTTGACATTAGTGGCAATCTACGTCTGGTGCCCAAGTTTTCCGAACGTGATCCTGAGGCATTCTTTGCCATGTTTGAGAGGGTGGCAGATGTGCGTAAATGGCCTGACTCGGCGCGCACATTGATGCTGCAGTGCGTCTTAACAGGCAGGGCGCAAGAGGTTTTTTCAGCTATGAATGCGGCTGACAGTCAAGAGTATGCCCGTGTTAAGGCGGTGGTACTGAAATCGTACGAGCTCGTTCCTGAGGCGTATAGGCAGCGGTTTCGATTTTGGAAGAAACATGACAGACAAAGTCATTTGGAATTTGCACGTGATTTGACGACGAGCTTTAACCGCTGGTGTAACGCCTCGGAGGTGGAAGATTTCGAAGGCTTACAAGATTTGATGATTTTGGAGCAGTTCAAAGATTCTGTTCCAGCTCGTGTGGCAACATATATCAGTGAGCAGAAAGCACGCAACGCAGCAGATGCGGCGGCGCTCGCAGATGACTTTGTTTTAACGCACCGTGGAGAGTTTAGAGCGGGCGGTGGCAATTATGTTGCTGCCAGTGAGTCGCATGGCCGATTTAATAAACCTCTGCCTGTCGATTCCAGAGCTAACGCCAACAACAGTAGGGATGATGTGCGTGACTCGGGGAAGGTTTGCCATCACTGTAACAAATGGGGGCACTGGAAAAAAGATTGCTTCTTGTTAAATTCCCCTAAGGCGGGTCATTGGGAACCAAAAGGGGTTGCTACGGCAGCTCCAGTTCGTCCGGTGTCCACTTGTGTTACACCTACTTTCAGTTCAAATGAGGATACATCGGTTGTAGCTCTGAATTCTTACCGTCCATTTATCATGCAGGGGACTGTGTCTTTGGTGCAGGGTGGGGAAGAAGTACCGGTAACTATTTTGAGGGACACTGGGGcttttgattcattcattcaagctGGTATTCTCCCTTTGACTAATGTTTCTGACACTGGTGATAAGGTTCCTATCCGGGGCTTAGACATGAATATTTTGTTGGTTCCCTTGCATAATGTTGTCCTAAAATGTGAACTGTTCCAGGGAGAAGCAAAGCTCGCTGTGCGCCCAGCACTGCCTATTCCGGGTGTGACGCTGATCCTGGGCAACGACCTGGTGGGTGCTAAGGTCTGGGCTGGggtcccgccgccgccggcagTGGTGACCTCTGTTCCCTTGGTAACGGAGGAAGCTGATGAAT ATCTGGTTGCGGAACAGCAGGCTGATGCCTATCTGAAGGAGATATTTCCATTGGTAcggccagaggaggagctgtTTGACAGTGCTTGTGGGTATTTTCTGAAGGACTCATTGTTGGTGAGAAAATGGCTGTCACATAAAGGAAGGTTTGTGGGTGAACCAGTGTTCCAAATTGTGTTGCCAGAGAAACTTCGCCAGTCAGTGTTAAAAGTAGCGCATAATGAATCTGGACATGCTGGTGTGAGAAAAACTTATGATGGACTACTTAGGCATTTCTTTTGGCCTCGTATGAGGAGAGATGTGTCAGCATTTATCAAAACTTGTCATACATGCCAGTTAACTGACAAGCCTAATCAAAAGTTGAGGTCCGGTCTCCGTTGGTCCTTTttgcctctgtctgtcttgcaCCCCCTAAAGTGCTTCCGTGGTACCGGTTGCTGGGGTGGAGGCCTGTGA
- the LOC130390931 gene encoding uncharacterized protein LOC130390931 isoform X2, whose amino-acid sequence MQCKVSPGSHPPVWWFTIFQEVHRLLRSSFPWVRVRVDRHKANCLLQPIAHHQLAKYIMARLEKELIPWNGLEKALLTTPHIFQHYAVYLVANSIAGLVPDQLAPSQKDLLRMECTLKSLPPGSMLTVSSDLVDDLMVKLVLRLQPLNGEGYRPLNQQTLLTTTLKMSCSILATLRNMPGITVDTSLPCPCWDIRRLAMLVHCGLTKSLGSSLQGPNVLVSILWEVVEALLARYHSDRPEESSIPTQVPRVMQEEQEMEEELLSQRLPEQLREQLYGTFGTWVQHGKLFGRALPPMSTAEQDLRGGGAAVHSNTLADDPVALDPSLDAPQKEQPDSHCRCDPSVMENSSCGPVTGDLLPPAPHPENGESNSVSTTDPVVIQRSTVGFIVAQLFRGRDEMSSPSHIDRYRAFQNLVVREVHLLLQEEATMNQDNPGFERTLERLKDPVQEEKLGLQLRWVLEDRLKEALPGVCLSRDGLMKDPPNTLLACSLIATEVLDHLKTSVSSPDDNNEAEECLHGEQLLAPAKDPQNPLPAPNEPDPQNPPDDFKGAEECLHGEDTTLVTSPKETVEVKKKKRRWSWLRRLFTCKRK is encoded by the exons CTGGCTAAATACATCATGGCCCGTCTGGAGAAAGAGTTGATCCCCTGGAACGGTCTGGAGAAGGCTCTGCTCACCACGCCACACATCTTCCAGCATTACGCCGTCTACCTGGTGGCTAATAGCATAGCCGGGCTGGTCCCGGATCAGCTAGCACCTAGCCAGAAGGACCTGCTG AGGATGGAGTGTACGCTGAAGAGCCTGCCTCCCGGCTCCATGCTCACCGTCAGCAGCGACCTGGTGGACGACCTCATGGTCAAGCTGGTACTGAGGCTCCAGCCCCTGAACGGCGAGGGCTACAGACCGCTGAACCAGCAGACGCTCCTGACCACCACTCTCAAG ATGAGTTGTTCCATCCTGGCCACACTAAGGAATATGCCCGGCATCACCGTGGACACCAGCCTCCCTTGTCCGTGCTGGGACATCAGGAGGCTTGCCATGCTGGTGCATTGCGGCCTTACCAAGTCCTTGGGTTCCTCTCTCCAG GGCCCTAATGTGCTCGTCTCCATCCTGTGGGAGGTTGTCGAGGCCCTGCTGGCCCGGTACCATTCAGACCGCCCTGAGGAATCCTCCATCCCCACCCAAG TTCCCAGGGTgatgcaggaggagcaggagatggaggaagagctgCTCAGCCAGAGACTTCCTGAGCAGCTCAGGGAGCAACTCTACGGGACGTTTGGCACGTGGGTCCAACACGGCAAACTCTTTGGCAGGGCTCTCCCACCGATGAGCACCGCAGAGCAGGACCTGAGAGGAGGGGGCGCAGCCGTCCACAGCAACACTCTGGCTGACGACCCTGTTGCTCTGGACCCCAGTCTGGACGCCCCTCAGAAGGAGCAGCCCGACAGCCACTGCCGTTGTGATCCGTCTGTGATGGAGAACAGTAGCTGTGGACCCGTCACTGGAGATCTCCTTCCTCCAGCACCCCACCCGGAGAACGGAGAGTCTAACTCCGTCTCCACAACC GACCCGGTTGTGATCCAGCGGTCCACCGTTGGATTCATTGTGGCCCAGCTGTTCAGAGGCCGGGACGAAATGTCCTCCCCGTCCCACATCGACCGTTACCGGGCCTTCCAGAACCTGGTTGTCCGGGAAGTCCACCTCCTGCTGCAGGAGGAGGCCACCATGAACCAGGACAACCCTGGATTTGAGCGGACCCTGGAGCGCCTGAAGGACCCCGTGCAGGAG GAGAAACTGGGTCTGCAGCTTCGCTGGGTGCTTGAGGATAGGCTGAAAGAGGCCTTGCCCGGCGTGTGCCTGTCCAGGGACGGCCTCATGAAGGACCCCCCGAACACCCTGCTGGCCTGCTCCCTGATCGCCACAGAGGTGCTTGATCACCTGAAGACCTCTGTGAGCTCTCCTGACGACAACAatgaggcagaggagtgtctTCACGGGGAACAGTTGTTGGCCCCCGCTAAG GATCCCCAGAACCCCCTGCCGGCCCCTAATGAACCGGACCCCCAGAATCCCCCTGATGACTTCAAGGGAGCAGAGGAGTGTCTCCACGGGGAAGACACAACGTTGGTCACCTCCCCTAAG GAGACTGTGGAggtgaagaagaaaaagaggaggTGGTCTTGGCTTCGCCGGCTCTTCACCTGCAAAAGAAAATAA
- the LOC130390931 gene encoding uncharacterized protein LOC130390931 isoform X1 — translation MQCKVSPGSHPPVWWFTIFQEVHRLLRSSFPWVRVRVDRHKANCLLQPIAHHQLAKYIMARLEKELIPWNGLEKALLTTPHIFQHYAVYLVANSIAGLVPDQLAPSQKDLLRMECTLKSLPPGSMLTVSSDLVDDLMVKLVLRLQPLNGEGYRPLNQQTLLTTTLKMSCSILATLRNMPGITVDTSLPCPCWDIRRLAMLVHCGLTKSLGSSLQVGLVSDECMVEEHWLRASSLLSLLKGPNVLVSILWEVVEALLARYHSDRPEESSIPTQVPRVMQEEQEMEEELLSQRLPEQLREQLYGTFGTWVQHGKLFGRALPPMSTAEQDLRGGGAAVHSNTLADDPVALDPSLDAPQKEQPDSHCRCDPSVMENSSCGPVTGDLLPPAPHPENGESNSVSTTDPVVIQRSTVGFIVAQLFRGRDEMSSPSHIDRYRAFQNLVVREVHLLLQEEATMNQDNPGFERTLERLKDPVQEEKLGLQLRWVLEDRLKEALPGVCLSRDGLMKDPPNTLLACSLIATEVLDHLKTSVSSPDDNNEAEECLHGEQLLAPAKDPQNPLPAPNEPDPQNPPDDFKGAEECLHGEDTTLVTSPKETVEVKKKKRRWSWLRRLFTCKRK, via the exons CTGGCTAAATACATCATGGCCCGTCTGGAGAAAGAGTTGATCCCCTGGAACGGTCTGGAGAAGGCTCTGCTCACCACGCCACACATCTTCCAGCATTACGCCGTCTACCTGGTGGCTAATAGCATAGCCGGGCTGGTCCCGGATCAGCTAGCACCTAGCCAGAAGGACCTGCTG AGGATGGAGTGTACGCTGAAGAGCCTGCCTCCCGGCTCCATGCTCACCGTCAGCAGCGACCTGGTGGACGACCTCATGGTCAAGCTGGTACTGAGGCTCCAGCCCCTGAACGGCGAGGGCTACAGACCGCTGAACCAGCAGACGCTCCTGACCACCACTCTCAAG ATGAGTTGTTCCATCCTGGCCACACTAAGGAATATGCCCGGCATCACCGTGGACACCAGCCTCCCTTGTCCGTGCTGGGACATCAGGAGGCTTGCCATGCTGGTGCATTGCGGCCTTACCAAGTCCTTGGGTTCCTCTCTCCAGGTAGGATTGGTTTCCGATGAATGTATGGTGGAGGAGCACTGGCTGAGGGCGTCTTCTCTCTTGTCTCTGTTGAAGGGCCCTAATGTGCTCGTCTCCATCCTGTGGGAGGTTGTCGAGGCCCTGCTGGCCCGGTACCATTCAGACCGCCCTGAGGAATCCTCCATCCCCACCCAAG TTCCCAGGGTgatgcaggaggagcaggagatggaggaagagctgCTCAGCCAGAGACTTCCTGAGCAGCTCAGGGAGCAACTCTACGGGACGTTTGGCACGTGGGTCCAACACGGCAAACTCTTTGGCAGGGCTCTCCCACCGATGAGCACCGCAGAGCAGGACCTGAGAGGAGGGGGCGCAGCCGTCCACAGCAACACTCTGGCTGACGACCCTGTTGCTCTGGACCCCAGTCTGGACGCCCCTCAGAAGGAGCAGCCCGACAGCCACTGCCGTTGTGATCCGTCTGTGATGGAGAACAGTAGCTGTGGACCCGTCACTGGAGATCTCCTTCCTCCAGCACCCCACCCGGAGAACGGAGAGTCTAACTCCGTCTCCACAACC GACCCGGTTGTGATCCAGCGGTCCACCGTTGGATTCATTGTGGCCCAGCTGTTCAGAGGCCGGGACGAAATGTCCTCCCCGTCCCACATCGACCGTTACCGGGCCTTCCAGAACCTGGTTGTCCGGGAAGTCCACCTCCTGCTGCAGGAGGAGGCCACCATGAACCAGGACAACCCTGGATTTGAGCGGACCCTGGAGCGCCTGAAGGACCCCGTGCAGGAG GAGAAACTGGGTCTGCAGCTTCGCTGGGTGCTTGAGGATAGGCTGAAAGAGGCCTTGCCCGGCGTGTGCCTGTCCAGGGACGGCCTCATGAAGGACCCCCCGAACACCCTGCTGGCCTGCTCCCTGATCGCCACAGAGGTGCTTGATCACCTGAAGACCTCTGTGAGCTCTCCTGACGACAACAatgaggcagaggagtgtctTCACGGGGAACAGTTGTTGGCCCCCGCTAAG GATCCCCAGAACCCCCTGCCGGCCCCTAATGAACCGGACCCCCAGAATCCCCCTGATGACTTCAAGGGAGCAGAGGAGTGTCTCCACGGGGAAGACACAACGTTGGTCACCTCCCCTAAG GAGACTGTGGAggtgaagaagaaaaagaggaggTGGTCTTGGCTTCGCCGGCTCTTCACCTGCAAAAGAAAATAA